In Anopheles arabiensis isolate DONGOLA chromosome X unlocalized genomic scaffold, AaraD3 X_pericentromeric_contig0036, whole genome shotgun sequence, a single genomic region encodes these proteins:
- the LOC120908209 gene encoding uncharacterized protein LOC120908209, whose amino-acid sequence MCCEVTWDQPAHAVNPEGLNLPKGVTLADPHFYEPGPIDLLIGREGYNDLLLGNILRLNSPKLLLQNTELGWIVSGQVSQGLTHSSLVLNVMTLNDQLSRFWELEGCYSPAMLSVEEAECEAAFVQTTSRDHEGRFVVALPTRTERLNQLGDSYEAASRRLQSLCRRLNIDSKLKQEYSKFLQEYLDLGHMEEIPSDRQDIGKTYYMPHHCVVRPDSLTTKLRVVFDASSSTDTGVSSTMH is encoded by the coding sequence ATGTGCTGCGAAGTGACGTGGGACCAGCCAGCACATGCAGTCAATCCGGAAGGATTGAACCTACCGAAGGGAGTGACGTTGGCGGATCCTCATTTCTATGAGCCAGGGCCAATTGATCTACTTATTGGGCGAGAAGGTTACAACGATCTACTTTTGGGTAACATTCTTCGGTTGAATAGCCCAAAACTACTACTGCAAAACACGGAGCTGGGTTGGATTGTCTCAGGTCAGGTAAGCCAAGGTCTAACACACTCTTCCTTAGTGCTCAACGTCATGACGCTGAATGACCAACTAAGCCGGTTTTGGGAACTGGAAGGCTGCTACTCCCCTGCGATGTTATCCGTCGAGGAAGCTGAGTGTGAGGCAGCATTTGTACAAACAACTTCACGAGACCACGAAGGCCGTTTCGTGGTAGCCTTACCAACGCGTACTGAAAGGCTTAATCAACTAGGTGACTCTTATGAAGCTGCATCACGGCGGCTACAATCGCTCTGTAGGCGATTAAATATCGACTCGAAATTGAAGCAGGAATATTCTAAATTCCTACAGGAGTATCTCGATCTAGGACACATGGAAGAAATTCCATCTGACCGCCAAGACATTGGAAAGACGTATTACATGCCGCATCATTGTGTAGTACGACCCGACAGCCTCACGACTAAGCTAAGAGTCGTATTTGATGCATCCAGTTCTACGGATACAGGGGTATCCTCAACGATGCACTGA